The genomic region ACCTATTGAACACCTTATAGTTGATGTACCTGAAGAGTTTGTGGGAAGTGTTATTGAAAAGTTAGGCTCCCGTAAGGGCGAAATGATAAATATGCACACCAATACCAGCGGTTACACAAGAATAGAATTTAAAATTCCGTCCCGTGGTCTTATCGGTTACAGAAACGAATTTTTAACCGATACAAAGGGTAATGGTGTTATGAACTCAATTCTTATAGGCTATGAAGCACACAGGGGAGAAATTCAGGGAAGACAAAGAGGCTCAATTATCGCCTGGGAAGACGGAGAAAGTATTACTTACGGTCTTTATAACGCACAAGGCAGAGGAAGACTTTTCATCGGCGCAGGTGTTAAAGTGTACGAAGGAATGGTAGTTGGAGAAAATGCAAAGGCAGAAGACATAGTTCTTAATGTATGTAAGAAAAAGCAACTTACCAATACCCGTGCATCAGGGTCGGATGACGCCTTAAGGCTTACTCCTCATGATGAACTTAGTTTAGAGCAGTGCCTTGAATTTATCGCAGATGACGAACTTGTTGAAATCACTCCTTTAAATATAAGATTAAGGAAAAAGATTTTAAACAGTGATTTAAGAGCAAAGGCAAAAAACAAAGAATTAAAAAATAAATAATTGTATAAAAAAACCGTAGCAAACATTTTAAATTATTTGCTACGGTTTTTTTAATTAAATTACAACTCCGCCATCTACACTTATTACCTGCCCTGTAATAAAATCAGAACTATCAGAATATAAAAAGTAGCATACTTTTGCAATATCCATAGGTTCTCCAAGCCTACTCAGTGGGGTTTCTTCTTTTAAACTTTCCAAAGTATCCTCGTCTAAATTATTTAGCATATCTGTTTTTATAACTCCTGGAGCAATACAGTTTACATTGATGTTTGAAAGAGCCACTTCTTTTGCAAGTGCTTTGGTAAAGCCGATAACTGCGGCTTTTGAAGAAGAGTATAAAACCTCCATTGCTCCGCCTGTTATTCCCCACATTGATGAGATATTTATAATTTTACCTTTTTTATTATTTATCATAGACGAAAGAACTTCTTTGGTTACAAGAAAAGTACCCTTTATATTTGTATTAAATATTCGGTTAAAACTTTCTTCATCATCATTTTGCAAAAAATTAGTTTCAGAAATTCCCGCATTGTTAATTAAACAGTTAATTTCCCCGAATTCACTAATCACTTCGCCTACTGCTTTTTTAACATCCAAAGAGTTTGATATATCCGCTTTTTTAGGAATAAAATTTATATATTTTTCTTTTAATTTTAATGCCTCATCGTCGCTTTTTAAGTAAATTCCGACAACTGTATGGCCTTTATCTAAGAACAGTTCGCTTATTGCTCTTCCTATTCCTCTTGTTGCGCCTGTAACTAAAATTACATCCTTCATTTTCATCACCGATAAAATAATAACATATAATAAAACCCTTGTCAAAAAAATATAAAATGTTTTATTGTTTTTCATATGTTTCTATTGAATTAGAGGGGACTTATGTGCTATACTAATCTTAGATTATTATGTGTATTTTTATGAGGTGTATTTATGGTTTTTAGTAAACTTGATAAAGACAATCTTCCAAAACATATCGCTATTATAATGGACGGTAACGGCAGATGGGCAAAGAAGAGAGGTCTGCCAAGAACTGCAGGGCATTATAAAGGGGCAGACAATGTAAGAAACATTGCTCATTACTGCTATGATAACGGAATTAAGGTGCTTACTTTGTACGCATTTTCTACTGAAAACTGGAAGAGGCCTAAACCTGAGGTAGACGCTTTGTTTAAACTCTTTAAAGAAAAGTTAAAAGATTACAGAGCGCTTATGGGTAACAGGGACTGTGTAGTGCGTTTTATAGGAGATAAAACACCTCTTAGCGATGATATTAAAAAAAGTATGAAAGAGATTGAAGAATATTCTTCTCAGTTTGCTCATACAGGGTTTACCTTTAATTTTGCAATTAACTACGGAAGCCGTGATGAAATTATTAAATCTGTTAAAGATATTGCTCTTAAGGTAAAAAACGGAGAAATTGAAATTGACGATATAGATGAAAAGATGGTTTCTGACCATTTATATACTTATGGTCTTCCTGACCCTGATTTAATGGTAAGACCAAGCGGAGAACAGAGAATTTCAAATTTCCTTTTATGGCAATCTGCTTATACAGAGTTTTATTATTCTGATGTTTTATGGCCTGATTTTACACCTAAGATGTTGGAAAAGGCGATAATAGAATATCAGCAAAGAAACAGACGCTTCGGGGGAGTGTAGGAGGTATAAAATGTTAGTAAGAATTATTTCAGGCGTAATCGGCATTATAGTTCTTTTATTGGTTATGTTTTTAAGTCAGGAATTGTTTATAGGTGCAATCAGTATTATCTGTGCTATTGCTTCTTATGAAGTTATGAAAGCATACGGATATACTAAATATAAACTTCTTCTTTTAACAGGAATTATAACTTCTTTAATTATTCCTATGTCAGTTTATTTTGCATTAGAAAATTATCTGTATCTTTTGTTACTTATTTTAACTGTTATACCGATTATTCATATGTTTAAAAATCATAACGAGTTTCATACTAAAGACTTGTTTTCCTATATGGCAGGAGTAATTATTATTCCTTGGGTATTTTCTACACTTGCATACATAAGGCTTACAGAGTATGGGCAATTTCTTATCTGGCTTCCTCTTATATCTGCATGGCTTACAGATACTTTTGCATATTTTGGTGGAAGATTTTTCGGCAAACATAAGTTATGCCCTAATATCAGCCCTAAAAAAACCATTGAAGGCTCAGTTACAGGGATTTTAGGAGCAGTTTTAGGATATATAATTTACGGATATATCTTAAAGAACACATGGGATATTAATGTTAATTTCTATGCATTTATATTAACTGCAATTATTACTTCATCTCTTTCACAGATGGGAGACCTTGTAGCATCTTTAATAAAAAGAGAAACAGGTATAAAAGATTTTGGAAAACTTATGCCGGGGCATGGAGGCGTGTTAGACAGATTTGATTCTTTAATTATTACTGCACCGTGCATTTTCATACTTCTTAGGATAATTAACTTTATCTACTTATAAGGAATGATTGATTTGAAAACAAAGATTATAAATATATTAGGGTCTACCGGCTCTATCGGCACTCAGACTTTAGAGATTTGCAAGGAAAGAAATATTAAGGTTAACGGTATTTCGGCAAATAATAATATAGACCTTCTTGAAAAACAGGCAAGAGAATTTAATGTTAAATTCTGCCATATAAATAATAGTG from Clostridia bacterium harbors:
- a CDS encoding phosphatidate cytidylyltransferase, coding for MLVRIISGVIGIIVLLLVMFLSQELFIGAISIICAIASYEVMKAYGYTKYKLLLLTGIITSLIIPMSVYFALENYLYLLLLILTVIPIIHMFKNHNEFHTKDLFSYMAGVIIIPWVFSTLAYIRLTEYGQFLIWLPLISAWLTDTFAYFGGRFFGKHKLCPNISPKKTIEGSVTGILGAVLGYIIYGYILKNTWDINVNFYAFILTAIITSSLSQMGDLVASLIKRETGIKDFGKLMPGHGGVLDRFDSLIITAPCIFILLRIINFIYL
- the fabG gene encoding 3-oxoacyl-ACP reductase FabG, which gives rise to MKMKDVILVTGATRGIGRAISELFLDKGHTVVGIYLKSDDEALKLKEKYINFIPKKADISNSLDVKKAVGEVISEFGEINCLINNAGISETNFLQNDDEESFNRIFNTNIKGTFLVTKEVLSSMINNKKGKIINISSMWGITGGAMEVLYSSSKAAVIGFTKALAKEVALSNINVNCIAPGVIKTDMLNNLDEDTLESLKEETPLSRLGEPMDIAKVCYFLYSDSSDFITGQVISVDGGVVI
- a CDS encoding isoprenyl transferase yields the protein MVFSKLDKDNLPKHIAIIMDGNGRWAKKRGLPRTAGHYKGADNVRNIAHYCYDNGIKVLTLYAFSTENWKRPKPEVDALFKLFKEKLKDYRALMGNRDCVVRFIGDKTPLSDDIKKSMKEIEEYSSQFAHTGFTFNFAINYGSRDEIIKSVKDIALKVKNGEIEIDDIDEKMVSDHLYTYGLPDPDLMVRPSGEQRISNFLLWQSAYTEFYYSDVLWPDFTPKMLEKAIIEYQQRNRRFGGV